From the Bubalus kerabau isolate K-KA32 ecotype Philippines breed swamp buffalo chromosome 2, PCC_UOA_SB_1v2, whole genome shotgun sequence genome, one window contains:
- the LOC129644676 gene encoding enteric beta-defensin-like, whose product MRLHHLLLGLLFLVLSAGSGFTQGISNPLSCHRNRGVCLPIRCPGSIRQIGTCFRPRVKCCRRW is encoded by the exons ATGAGGCTCCATCACCTGCTCCTCGGGCTCCTCTTTCTGGTCCTGTCTGCTGGGTCAG GATTTACTCAAGGAATAAGTAATCCTCTAAGCTGCCATAGGAATAGAGGCGTCTGTTTGCCTATCAGGTGCCCTGGAAGCATTAGACAGATTGGCACCTGTTTCAGGCCCCGAGTAAAATGCTGCAGGAGGTGGTAA